Proteins from a genomic interval of Aquabacterium sp. J223:
- a CDS encoding DUF484 family protein → MTADVRGITEHDIANYLANTPGFFERHAELLASVQLTSPHGQRAVSLQERQMEMLRDKIKGLEFKIVEMIRNGQENVAIADRLHRWTRSLLLTTDAAQLPEVLVGQLKHQFLIPQAALKLWRVAPLHADAAWAVGASDDVKSFASSLTMPYCGPNAGFEAATWLDDAATVASLAMVPLRHGSSEDAVGLLVLGSPDPTRYSADMGTEFLMRIGEIAAAGLSRLLPPPAA, encoded by the coding sequence ATGACTGCTGACGTGCGAGGCATCACGGAGCACGACATCGCCAACTACCTGGCCAACACGCCGGGGTTCTTCGAGCGCCATGCCGAGCTGCTGGCCTCGGTGCAGCTGACCAGCCCGCATGGGCAGCGGGCCGTCTCGCTGCAGGAGCGGCAGATGGAAATGCTGCGCGACAAGATCAAGGGCCTGGAGTTCAAGATCGTCGAGATGATCCGCAACGGCCAGGAGAACGTGGCCATCGCGGACCGGCTGCACCGCTGGACGCGGTCGCTGCTGCTGACCACCGACGCGGCGCAACTGCCGGAGGTGCTGGTGGGCCAGCTGAAGCACCAGTTCCTCATCCCGCAGGCGGCGCTCAAGCTGTGGCGGGTGGCGCCCCTGCATGCCGACGCCGCCTGGGCGGTCGGCGCCAGCGACGACGTCAAGAGCTTCGCCTCCAGCCTCACCATGCCCTACTGCGGCCCCAACGCCGGCTTCGAGGCGGCGACCTGGCTCGACGACGCGGCCACGGTGGCCTCGCTGGCCATGGTGCCGCTGCGCCACGGCAGCAGCGAGGACGCGGTCGGCCTGCTGGTGCTGGGCTCGCCCGACCCCACGCGCTACAGCGCCGACATGGGCACCGAGTTCCTGATGCGCATCGGCGAGATCGCGGCCGCCGGGCTGTCGCGGCTTCTGCCACCGCCCGCGGCCTGA
- a CDS encoding tyrosine recombinase XerC, producing the protein MAGTPSEPRVLRYLDHLRHEKRLADRTLTAYADALARLQSAAEALPLALADVQPHHVRRWMAEAHAGGLGPRSLALLLSAWRGFYAWWGRHGRTLGEPALAQNPVQGVRAPKAGRPLPKALSVDQAVALAEQVPDALHPALSARDGCLVELLYGGGLRVAELVGLDLRPNDRAGAGWIDLDDATAHVLGKGRKRRSVPLGPPALAAVRAWLACRGELARPDEPALFVTRHGTRLSTSQVRTRLRAIGQQAGLPVPVHPHMLRHSFASHLLQSSGDLRAVQELLGHASIRTTQVYTRLDFQHLAQVYDAAHPRAKKK; encoded by the coding sequence ATGGCCGGCACGCCCAGCGAGCCGCGCGTGCTGCGCTACCTCGACCACCTGCGCCACGAGAAGCGGCTGGCCGACCGCACGCTGACGGCCTACGCCGATGCGCTGGCCCGCCTGCAGTCGGCGGCCGAGGCGCTGCCCCTCGCCTTGGCCGACGTGCAGCCGCACCACGTGCGGCGCTGGATGGCCGAGGCCCATGCCGGCGGGCTCGGCCCGCGCAGCCTGGCGCTGCTGCTGTCGGCCTGGCGCGGCTTCTACGCCTGGTGGGGCCGTCACGGGCGAACGCTGGGCGAGCCGGCGCTGGCGCAGAACCCGGTGCAGGGCGTGCGCGCGCCGAAGGCCGGCCGGCCGCTGCCCAAGGCGCTGTCGGTGGACCAGGCGGTGGCGCTGGCCGAGCAGGTGCCCGACGCGCTGCACCCGGCGCTGTCGGCGCGCGACGGTTGCCTGGTCGAGCTGCTCTACGGCGGTGGCCTGCGGGTGGCGGAGCTGGTCGGGCTCGACCTGCGGCCCAACGACCGGGCCGGTGCCGGCTGGATCGACCTCGACGACGCCACCGCCCACGTGCTGGGCAAGGGCCGCAAGCGGCGCAGCGTGCCGCTGGGGCCGCCGGCGCTGGCGGCGGTGCGGGCCTGGCTGGCCTGCCGCGGCGAGCTGGCCCGGCCGGACGAACCGGCGCTGTTCGTCACCCGGCACGGCACCCGGTTGTCGACCAGCCAGGTGCGCACCCGGCTGCGCGCCATCGGCCAGCAGGCCGGACTGCCGGTGCCGGTGCACCCGCACATGCTGCGCCACAGCTTCGCCTCGCACCTGCTGCAGTCCAGCGGCGACCTGCGCGCGGTGCAGGAGCTGCTGGGCCACGCCAGCATCCGCACCACGCAGGTCTACACCCGGCTCGACTTCCAGCACCTGGCGCAGGTGTACGACGCGGCGCACCCGCGGGCGAAGAAGAAGTAG
- a CDS encoding class I SAM-dependent rRNA methyltransferase, with amino-acid sequence MKSIRLREGKERSLQRRHPWVFQGSIQKGGGDAGETVRVEAHDGAFLAWGAFSPSSQIRVRAWSFDEGERIDAAFFERRLAAALALRQRLPIDSDGVRLVHGEADGLPGLIVDRYADTLSAQFLSAGTERWKAVIADALLKLSGSARLYERSDANVRTLEGLPAASGWLRGDGPTELTMHEHGWRLTVDVAHGHKTGYYLDQRDNRRRFAEWVRHFGCRQVLNCYSYTGGFAIAALQGGAAQVTSVDSSAPALQRVQAHVALNGFEPSRSEVADADVNTFLRDALKAGRRFDAIVLDPPKFAPTAHHAERAARAYKDINRLALKLLEPGGLLLTFSCSGGIGADLFHKIVAGAGIDAEVDAAILARLEGACDHPTTLVFPEGEYLKGLALLKQA; translated from the coding sequence ATGAAATCGATCCGGCTTCGCGAGGGCAAGGAGCGCTCGCTGCAGCGCCGCCATCCCTGGGTCTTCCAGGGCAGCATCCAGAAGGGCGGCGGCGACGCCGGCGAGACGGTGCGGGTGGAGGCCCACGACGGTGCCTTCCTCGCCTGGGGCGCGTTCAGCCCCAGCTCGCAGATCCGCGTGCGGGCGTGGAGCTTCGACGAAGGCGAGCGCATCGACGCCGCCTTCTTCGAGCGCCGGCTGGCCGCCGCGCTGGCGCTGCGGCAGCGGCTGCCCATCGACAGCGACGGCGTGCGGCTGGTGCACGGCGAGGCCGACGGCCTGCCGGGCCTGATCGTCGACCGTTATGCCGACACCCTGAGCGCGCAGTTCCTGTCCGCCGGCACCGAACGCTGGAAGGCGGTGATCGCGGACGCGCTGCTCAAGCTCAGCGGCAGCGCCCGGCTGTACGAACGCTCCGACGCCAACGTGCGCACGCTGGAGGGCCTGCCGGCGGCCAGCGGCTGGCTGCGTGGCGACGGGCCGACCGAGCTCACGATGCACGAACACGGCTGGCGGCTGACGGTGGACGTGGCGCACGGCCACAAGACCGGCTACTACCTCGACCAGCGCGACAACCGCCGCCGCTTCGCCGAGTGGGTGCGGCACTTCGGCTGCCGGCAAGTGCTCAACTGCTACAGCTACACCGGCGGCTTCGCCATCGCCGCGCTGCAGGGCGGCGCCGCGCAGGTGACCAGCGTCGATTCGTCGGCGCCGGCGCTGCAGCGGGTGCAGGCGCATGTGGCGCTCAACGGCTTCGAGCCGTCGCGCTCGGAGGTGGCCGACGCGGACGTCAACACCTTCCTGCGCGACGCGCTGAAGGCCGGCCGGCGCTTCGACGCCATCGTGCTCGACCCGCCGAAGTTCGCGCCCACCGCCCACCACGCCGAGCGCGCGGCGCGCGCCTACAAGGACATCAACCGCCTGGCGCTGAAACTGCTCGAGCCGGGCGGGCTGCTGCTCACCTTCTCGTGTTCCGGCGGCATCGGCGCCGACCTGTTCCACAAGATCGTCGCTGGCGCCGGCATCGACGCCGAGGTCGACGCCGCCATCCTGGCCCGCCTGGAGGGCGCCTGCGACCACCCCACCACGCTGGTGTTCCCCGAAGGCGAGTACCTGAAGGGGCTGGCGCTGCTCAAGCAGGCCTGA
- the cphA gene encoding cyanophycin synthetase has protein sequence MNISRVRALRGPNRWSRHTAIEATVHCEAAECALATQPGLEARVRERFPQLGTLRPTGRDPQLSVAHVLEAAALSLQAQAGCPVTFSATVPTAEAGTYHVVVEYSEECVGSLAFELAEQLLNAASAQAPFDHEAAVARLRELDEDERLGPSTGSIVNAALARHIPFTRLTSGSLVQFGWGVKQRRIWAAEVDSTSAVSESIAQDKDLTKRLLHAAGVPVPMGRPVATPDEAWTVAQQIGLPVVCKPQDGNQGKGVTVNITSRDALDAAFASAAEFGSVMVEKFLPGDDFRLLVVGDQLVAAARRDPPQVCGDGRHTVRELVDLVNADPRRGEGHATSLTKIRFDDIAVGRLALQGLTPESVPEKGQRVVLRNNANLSTGGTATDVTDDVHPEVAARAIAAAQMVGLDICGVDVVCETVTKPLEAQSGGVVEVNAAPGLRMHLAPSYGKGRAVGEAMVDHLYRRGDDGRIPLVAVTGTNGKTTTVRLIAHLFAAAGKTVGMTNTDGVYVGGRQIDSGDCSGPKSAKSVLAHPMVDAAVLETARGGLLREGLGFDRCAVAVVTNIGEGDHLGLNHLHTAEDVAGVKQVIVQNVAADGYAVLNAADPLVAAMAAQCPGRVIFFAADRKLPLMAAQMAQGLRTVHLDGDAIVAVEGAWRERLPLADIPITRRGTVGFQVQNVMAAVAAAWAVGLDWDTVRRGLATFVNDADNAPGRFNVMDYRGATVIADYGHNPDAMRALVAAVESLPATRRSVVISGAGDRRDEDIRAQTAILGRAFDEVVLYEDACQRGRADGEVVGLLREGLRDAPRTRHVDEVRGEFKAVDLALSRLQPGELCLVLVDQVDAALAHLAQRCAEANAAVAA, from the coding sequence ATGAACATCTCCCGCGTGCGCGCCCTGCGCGGCCCCAACCGCTGGAGCCGCCACACCGCCATCGAGGCCACCGTCCACTGCGAGGCGGCCGAATGCGCGCTGGCCACCCAGCCCGGCCTGGAGGCCCGTGTGCGGGAGCGCTTCCCGCAGCTCGGCACCCTGCGCCCCACCGGCCGCGACCCGCAGCTGTCCGTCGCCCATGTGCTGGAGGCGGCCGCGCTGTCGCTGCAGGCGCAGGCCGGCTGCCCGGTGACCTTCAGCGCCACCGTGCCCACCGCCGAGGCGGGCACCTACCACGTGGTCGTCGAGTACAGCGAGGAATGCGTCGGCAGCCTCGCCTTCGAGCTGGCCGAGCAGCTGCTCAACGCCGCCAGCGCCCAGGCGCCGTTCGACCACGAGGCCGCGGTGGCGCGGCTGCGCGAGCTGGACGAGGACGAGCGCCTCGGCCCGAGCACCGGCTCGATCGTCAACGCCGCGCTCGCCCGCCACATCCCCTTCACCCGCCTGACCAGCGGCAGCCTGGTGCAGTTCGGCTGGGGCGTGAAGCAGCGCCGCATCTGGGCCGCCGAGGTCGATTCGACCAGCGCGGTGTCCGAGTCGATCGCCCAGGACAAGGACCTGACCAAGCGCCTGTTGCACGCGGCCGGTGTGCCGGTGCCGATGGGCCGCCCGGTGGCCACGCCCGACGAGGCCTGGACCGTGGCGCAGCAGATCGGCCTGCCGGTGGTGTGCAAGCCGCAGGACGGCAACCAGGGCAAGGGCGTGACGGTGAACATCACCAGCCGCGACGCGCTGGACGCCGCCTTCGCCAGCGCGGCCGAATTCGGCAGCGTGATGGTCGAGAAGTTCCTGCCCGGCGACGACTTCCGGCTGCTGGTGGTGGGCGACCAGTTGGTGGCCGCCGCGCGCCGCGACCCGCCGCAGGTCTGCGGCGACGGCCGCCACACCGTGCGCGAGCTGGTCGACCTCGTCAACGCCGACCCGCGGCGCGGCGAGGGCCACGCCACCTCGCTGACCAAGATCCGCTTCGACGACATCGCCGTCGGCCGGCTGGCGCTGCAGGGCCTGACGCCCGAGTCGGTGCCGGAGAAGGGCCAGCGCGTCGTCCTGCGCAACAACGCCAACCTGTCCACCGGCGGCACCGCCACCGACGTCACCGACGACGTGCACCCCGAGGTGGCCGCCCGCGCCATCGCCGCGGCGCAGATGGTCGGCCTGGACATCTGTGGCGTCGACGTGGTGTGCGAGACGGTGACCAAGCCGCTGGAGGCGCAGTCCGGCGGCGTGGTCGAGGTCAACGCCGCGCCCGGCCTGCGCATGCACCTGGCGCCGTCCTACGGCAAGGGCCGGGCGGTGGGCGAGGCCATGGTCGACCACCTGTACCGGCGCGGCGACGACGGCCGCATCCCGCTGGTCGCCGTCACCGGCACCAACGGCAAGACGACGACGGTGCGGCTGATCGCCCACCTGTTCGCCGCCGCCGGCAAGACCGTGGGCATGACCAACACCGACGGCGTCTACGTCGGTGGCCGGCAGATCGACTCCGGCGACTGCTCCGGCCCGAAGAGCGCCAAGAGCGTGCTGGCGCACCCGATGGTCGACGCCGCCGTGCTGGAGACCGCCCGCGGCGGCCTGCTGCGCGAAGGCCTGGGCTTCGACCGCTGCGCGGTGGCCGTGGTCACCAACATCGGCGAGGGCGACCACCTGGGCCTCAACCACCTGCACACCGCCGAGGACGTGGCCGGCGTCAAGCAGGTCATCGTGCAGAACGTGGCGGCCGACGGCTACGCGGTGCTCAACGCCGCCGACCCGCTGGTGGCGGCGATGGCGGCCCAGTGCCCGGGCAGGGTCATCTTCTTCGCCGCCGACCGCAAGCTGCCGCTGATGGCCGCGCAGATGGCGCAGGGCCTGCGCACCGTGCACCTGGACGGCGACGCCATCGTCGCGGTCGAGGGTGCCTGGCGCGAGCGGCTGCCGCTGGCCGACATCCCGATCACCCGCAGGGGCACGGTGGGCTTCCAGGTGCAGAACGTGATGGCGGCGGTTGCCGCGGCCTGGGCCGTCGGCCTGGACTGGGACACCGTGCGCCGCGGCCTGGCCACCTTCGTCAACGATGCGGACAACGCGCCGGGCCGCTTCAACGTCATGGACTACCGCGGTGCCACCGTGATCGCCGACTACGGCCACAACCCGGACGCGATGCGCGCCCTGGTGGCCGCGGTGGAAAGCCTGCCGGCGACCCGCCGCTCGGTGGTGATCAGCGGCGCCGGCGACCGTCGCGACGAGGACATCCGCGCGCAGACGGCCATCCTCGGCCGCGCCTTCGACGAGGTGGTGCTGTACGAGGACGCCTGCCAGCGCGGCCGCGCCGACGGCGAGGTGGTCGGCCTGCTGCGCGAGGGCCTGCGCGACGCGCCGCGCACCCGCCACGTCGACGAGGTGCGCGGCGAGTTCAAGGCGGTGGACCTGGCGCTGTCGCGCCTGCAGCCCGGCGAGCTGTGCCTGGTGCTGGTCGACCAGGTCGACGCGGCGCTGGCACACCTGGCCCAACGCTGCGCCGAAGCGAACGCCGCGGTCGCCGCCTGA
- the cphA gene encoding cyanophycin synthetase has translation MNPKNDIQLLRINYLRGPNLWTYRPTLEVWLDLGELEELPSNKLPGLNDRLVAWLPQLAEHHCGVGEPGGFLQRLTEGTWAGHILEHVVIELLNRAGMPTGFGQTRSTTRYGVYRMVFRARDEQVAREALACGHGLLMAAINDLPFDVAAAIERVREKVDGCYLGPSTQSIVNAATDRRIPHIRLNDGNLVQLGYGKAQRRIWTAETDKTSAIGEAIAGDKALTKRLLATCGVPVPEGRRVASAEEAWEAAQDIGLPVAVKPRDGNHARGVSLDLRERDDIEAAYELAYGQGSSVMVERYIRGDEHRVLVVGGKVVAATRGESAWITGDGQSTVEQLIASQINSDPRRGDTEDFPLMPIRLDDPETSVRHELKRQGLAGDAVVESGRRVLVMRNGNLSIDCTDEVHPEVAHLAVLAAKVVGLDIAGIDMVCEDIGRPLHEQGGAIVEVNAGPGLLMHLKPAQGMPRPVGQAIVDHLFPAQDSGRIPIVGIAGAKGTATVARLVAWLVHLHGRKVGLACQDGLFLGSRKVERGPSNDHASGERLLINREVETAVLEAGARSILRDGLAYDRCSVGVVTDLGGAEQLAEFDVHDTEQVARVLRTQVDVVLPDGVAVLNAGDERIAAMARLCDGEVILYAADPANPALAAHRAEGGRAAFIRGERLVFAQGATETPFASLSALGRRHGAARAAQCRLSVLAGVSAAWALGIAPELIAIGLETFDPTLPELGRAPAAEADAPADALTAEVAAA, from the coding sequence ATGAACCCGAAGAACGACATCCAGCTGCTGCGCATCAACTATTTGCGCGGCCCCAACCTCTGGACCTACCGACCGACGCTGGAGGTTTGGCTGGACCTGGGCGAACTGGAAGAGCTGCCCTCCAACAAGCTGCCCGGCCTGAACGACCGGCTGGTGGCCTGGCTGCCGCAGCTGGCGGAGCACCACTGCGGCGTCGGTGAGCCGGGCGGTTTCCTGCAGCGCCTGACCGAAGGCACCTGGGCCGGCCACATCCTCGAGCACGTGGTGATCGAGCTGTTGAACCGTGCCGGCATGCCCACCGGGTTCGGCCAGACCCGCAGCACCACCCGGTACGGCGTCTACCGCATGGTGTTCCGCGCCCGCGACGAGCAGGTGGCCCGTGAGGCGCTGGCCTGCGGCCACGGCCTGCTGATGGCGGCGATCAACGACCTGCCCTTCGACGTCGCCGCGGCCATCGAGCGGGTGCGCGAGAAGGTGGACGGCTGCTACCTCGGCCCCAGCACGCAGAGCATCGTCAACGCGGCCACCGACCGCCGCATCCCGCACATCCGCCTCAACGACGGCAACCTGGTGCAGCTGGGCTACGGCAAGGCGCAGCGCCGCATCTGGACCGCCGAGACCGACAAGACCAGCGCCATCGGCGAGGCCATCGCCGGCGACAAGGCGCTGACCAAGCGCCTGCTCGCCACCTGCGGCGTGCCGGTGCCGGAAGGGCGGCGCGTGGCCTCGGCCGAGGAAGCGTGGGAAGCCGCCCAGGACATCGGCCTGCCGGTGGCGGTGAAGCCGCGCGACGGCAACCACGCCCGCGGCGTCAGCCTCGACCTGCGCGAGCGCGACGACATCGAGGCCGCCTACGAGCTGGCCTATGGCCAGGGCAGCAGCGTGATGGTCGAGCGCTACATCCGCGGCGACGAGCACCGGGTGCTGGTGGTCGGCGGCAAGGTGGTCGCCGCCACCCGCGGCGAATCGGCCTGGATCACCGGCGACGGCCAGTCCACCGTCGAGCAGCTCATCGCCTCCCAGATCAACAGCGACCCGCGCCGCGGCGACACCGAGGACTTCCCGCTCATGCCCATCCGCCTCGACGACCCCGAGACCTCGGTGCGCCACGAGCTGAAGCGCCAGGGCCTGGCCGGCGATGCCGTCGTCGAGTCCGGTCGCCGCGTGCTGGTCATGCGCAACGGCAACCTGTCCATCGACTGCACCGACGAGGTCCACCCCGAGGTCGCGCACCTGGCGGTGCTGGCCGCCAAGGTGGTGGGCCTGGACATCGCCGGCATCGACATGGTCTGCGAGGACATCGGCCGCCCGCTGCACGAACAGGGCGGCGCCATCGTCGAGGTCAACGCCGGCCCCGGCCTGCTGATGCACCTGAAGCCGGCGCAGGGCATGCCCCGGCCGGTGGGGCAGGCCATCGTCGACCACCTCTTCCCGGCACAGGACAGCGGCCGCATCCCCATCGTCGGCATCGCCGGCGCCAAGGGCACCGCCACCGTCGCCCGCCTGGTGGCCTGGCTGGTCCACCTGCACGGCCGCAAGGTCGGCCTGGCCTGCCAGGACGGCCTGTTCCTCGGCAGCCGCAAGGTCGAGCGCGGCCCGAGCAACGACCACGCCAGCGGCGAGCGCCTGCTGATCAACCGCGAGGTGGAGACCGCCGTGCTGGAAGCCGGCGCCCGCTCCATCCTGCGCGACGGCCTGGCCTACGACCGCTGCAGCGTGGGCGTGGTGACCGACCTCGGCGGCGCCGAGCAGCTGGCCGAGTTCGACGTGCACGACACCGAGCAGGTGGCGCGGGTGCTGCGCACCCAGGTCGACGTGGTGCTGCCGGACGGGGTGGCGGTGCTCAACGCCGGTGACGAACGCATCGCGGCCATGGCCCGGCTGTGCGACGGCGAGGTCATCCTCTACGCCGCGGACCCCGCCAACCCGGCGCTGGCCGCCCACCGCGCCGAGGGCGGCCGTGCCGCCTTCATCCGCGGCGAGCGGTTGGTCTTCGCCCAGGGCGCGACCGAGACGCCCTTCGCTTCGCTGTCGGCGCTCGGCCGGCGCCACGGCGCCGCGCGCGCCGCCCAGTGCCGGTTGTCCGTGCTGGCCGGCGTGTCGGCCGCCTGGGCGCTGGGCATCGCGCCCGAGCTGATCGCCATCGGCCTCGAGACCTTCGACCCCACGCTGCCCGAACTGGGCCGCGCCCCGGCCGCGGAAGCCGACGCCCCGGCCGACGCCCTGACCGCCGAAGTCGCCGCCGCCTGA
- a CDS encoding ABC transporter ATP-binding protein yields the protein MPHHPPKTPITTPLGMDTAAGGTLEANLLGNENAQAALSVDLLGEATGLRFGHGELLLTDRRLLWQADGSALQEWALVPGLQLKLSDHAGVGSLELCSDGRRLATWRFTLALQAQALRLADRFARVQQARAAGVAAEADDEGLCARCGAALPPDSEDCPACDREPVTVPSTWVLLRLWRFARPYRWQLLTGFLLTLASTGATLVAPYLTMPLMDEVLIPFQNGQAIDRGKVTLYLGGLLAAALFAWVLSWARTYLLALVSERIGADLRTATYDHLLKLSLDYFGGKRTGDLIARIGSETDRINVFLSLHALDFATDVLMIGMTAVILFSINPWLALVTLLPLPFIGWMIHTVRERLRTGFERIDRVWGEVTNVLADTIPGIRVVKAFAQEARESQRFKEANVHNLQVNDRLNRTWSLFTPTVSMLTELGLLVVWGFGIWQVSQRQITVGVLTAFIAYIGRFYGRLDSMSRIVSVTQKAAAGAKRIFDILDHQSSVPDPAQPVKVARVEGALSLKGLGFRYGSRTVIRGLDLEIRPGEMVGLVGHSGSGKSTLVNLICRFYDPTDGALQLDGVDVRRFAVADYRRHIGLVLQEPFLFFGTIAENIAYGRPDATREQIVAAARAAHAHEFILRLPQGYDSLVGERGQGLSGGERQRISIARALLIDPRILILDEATSAVDTETEQEIQKALDNLVQGRTTIAIAHRLSTLRKADRLVVMDRGRIVEVGPHDELMARRGAYWRLYEAQARTAETQDDGVDARVDADAPAAPPLAPAPRPHGAAEAMENTP from the coding sequence ATGCCACATCACCCTCCCAAGACCCCGATCACGACGCCGCTTGGGATGGACACGGCGGCCGGCGGGACCTTGGAAGCGAACCTGCTTGGGAACGAGAACGCCCAGGCCGCGCTGTCGGTTGACCTGCTCGGGGAAGCCACCGGGTTGCGTTTCGGGCACGGCGAACTCCTGCTCACCGACCGCCGGCTGCTGTGGCAGGCCGACGGTTCTGCGCTGCAGGAATGGGCGCTCGTCCCCGGCCTGCAGCTCAAGCTGAGCGACCACGCCGGGGTCGGCAGCCTGGAGCTGTGCTCCGACGGCCGGCGGCTGGCGACCTGGCGCTTCACCCTGGCGCTGCAGGCGCAGGCGCTGCGCCTGGCCGACCGCTTCGCGCGGGTGCAGCAGGCGCGGGCGGCGGGCGTGGCAGCCGAGGCGGACGACGAGGGCCTGTGCGCCCGCTGCGGCGCCGCCCTGCCGCCGGACAGCGAGGACTGCCCCGCCTGCGACCGCGAGCCGGTGACGGTGCCGTCGACCTGGGTGCTGCTGCGGCTGTGGCGCTTCGCCCGGCCCTACCGATGGCAGCTGCTCACCGGCTTCCTGCTGACGCTGGCCTCCACCGGCGCCACCCTCGTGGCGCCCTACCTGACGATGCCGCTGATGGACGAGGTGCTGATCCCGTTCCAGAACGGCCAGGCCATCGACCGCGGCAAGGTGACGCTGTACCTCGGCGGGCTGCTGGCGGCAGCCCTGTTCGCCTGGGTGTTGAGCTGGGCCCGCACCTACCTGCTGGCGCTGGTGTCAGAACGCATCGGCGCCGACCTGCGCACCGCCACCTACGACCACCTGCTCAAGCTCTCGCTCGACTACTTCGGCGGCAAACGCACCGGCGACCTGATCGCGCGCATCGGCTCGGAGACCGACCGCATCAACGTCTTCCTGTCGCTGCACGCGCTGGACTTCGCCACCGACGTGCTGATGATCGGCATGACCGCCGTCATCCTGTTCTCCATCAACCCCTGGCTGGCGCTGGTCACGCTGCTGCCGCTGCCCTTCATCGGCTGGATGATCCACACCGTGCGCGAGCGGCTGCGCACCGGCTTCGAGCGCATCGACCGGGTGTGGGGCGAGGTGACCAACGTGCTGGCCGACACCATTCCCGGCATCCGGGTGGTCAAGGCCTTCGCCCAGGAGGCGCGCGAGTCGCAGCGCTTCAAGGAGGCCAACGTCCACAACCTGCAGGTCAACGACCGGCTCAACCGCACCTGGAGCCTGTTCACGCCCACGGTGTCCATGCTCACCGAACTGGGCCTGCTGGTGGTGTGGGGCTTCGGCATCTGGCAGGTGTCGCAGCGGCAGATCACCGTCGGCGTGCTGACGGCGTTCATCGCCTACATCGGCCGCTTCTACGGCCGGCTGGACTCGATGAGCCGCATCGTCTCGGTGACGCAGAAGGCGGCGGCCGGGGCCAAGCGCATCTTCGACATCCTCGACCACCAGAGCAGCGTGCCCGACCCGGCGCAGCCGGTGAAGGTGGCGCGGGTCGAGGGCGCCTTGAGCCTGAAGGGCCTGGGCTTCCGCTACGGCAGCCGCACCGTCATCCGCGGGTTGGACCTGGAGATCCGGCCCGGCGAGATGGTCGGCCTGGTCGGGCACAGCGGCTCGGGCAAGAGCACCCTGGTCAACCTGATCTGCCGCTTCTACGACCCCACCGACGGCGCCCTGCAGCTCGACGGCGTGGACGTGCGCCGCTTCGCGGTGGCGGACTACCGCCGCCACATCGGCCTGGTGCTGCAGGAGCCCTTCCTCTTTTTCGGCACCATCGCCGAGAACATCGCCTACGGCCGGCCCGACGCCACCCGCGAGCAGATCGTGGCCGCAGCCCGCGCCGCGCATGCGCACGAGTTCATCCTGCGGCTGCCGCAGGGCTACGACTCGCTGGTCGGCGAGCGCGGCCAGGGCCTGTCCGGCGGCGAGCGCCAGCGCATCAGCATCGCCCGCGCGCTGCTCATCGACCCGCGCATCCTCATCCTCGACGAGGCCACCTCCGCGGTGGACACCGAGACCGAGCAGGAGATCCAGAAGGCGCTGGACAACCTGGTGCAGGGCCGCACCACCATCGCCATCGCCCACCGGCTGTCCACGCTGCGCAAGGCCGACCGCCTGGTGGTGATGGACCGCGGCCGCATCGTCGAGGTGGGCCCGCACGACGAGCTGATGGCCCGCCGCGGCGCCTACTGGCGGCTGTACGAGGCGCAGGCCCGCACCGCGGAGACACAGGACGACGGCGTCGACGCGCGGGTGGACGCCGACGCACCCGCCGCCCCGCCGCTGGCACCGGCGCCCCGGCCTCACGGCGCCGCCGAGGCGATGGAGAACACGCCATGA
- a CDS encoding DUF1854 domain-containing protein translates to MTAALTLHRNALGRLVLTLPDGTRHEGVVPVRAFPLAAPEEGLSLVSAEGREVAWVHRLAELDAGQRRLLEEELAPREFIPRIERLVAVSSFITPCTWTVETDRGPTDFQLKAEEDIRRLPGGALLISAGSGVLFSVTDRFALDRPSRRLLERFL, encoded by the coding sequence ATGACCGCCGCGCTGACGCTGCACCGCAACGCCCTCGGCCGGCTGGTGCTGACGCTGCCCGACGGCACCCGCCACGAGGGGGTGGTGCCGGTGCGGGCCTTCCCGCTGGCGGCGCCGGAGGAGGGCCTGTCGCTGGTCAGCGCCGAGGGCCGCGAGGTGGCCTGGGTCCACCGCCTCGCGGAGCTCGACGCCGGGCAGCGCCGGCTGCTGGAGGAGGAGCTCGCCCCGCGCGAGTTCATCCCGCGCATCGAGCGTCTGGTGGCGGTGAGCAGCTTCATCACGCCCTGCACCTGGACGGTGGAGACCGACCGCGGGCCGACCGACTTCCAGCTCAAGGCCGAAGAGGACATCCGCCGGCTGCCCGGCGGCGCGCTGCTGATCAGCGCCGGCAGCGGGGTGCTGTTCTCGGTGACCGACCGCTTTGCGCTCGACCGGCCCTCGCGGCGGTTGCTGGAGCGCTTTCTCTGA